In Marinihelvus fidelis, one genomic interval encodes:
- a CDS encoding DUF502 domain-containing protein, with protein MNRIGSLFLKGLVVTIPVAMTIAIVWWFAATAERVLGGLLTEILPGGWYVPGMGLASAVGLVLLVGVLSHVLFFQKLFFWSEAWLNRLPLIKTIYTAIKDFIGYFSPEQQGQLSKVVLVTLPGQRYQCLGFVTREAFDDLPLPLAVDDAVAVYLPMSYQIGGYTLYLPRECITAVDISFEEGMRLAITGGVTRRPASPTPPAGMVSGTPEDS; from the coding sequence ATGAACCGAATCGGATCGTTATTCCTGAAGGGGCTGGTGGTCACCATTCCGGTGGCGATGACCATCGCCATTGTCTGGTGGTTTGCCGCCACCGCGGAGCGCGTGCTCGGTGGCCTGCTCACGGAAATCCTGCCCGGCGGCTGGTATGTCCCCGGCATGGGCCTGGCATCGGCCGTGGGGCTGGTGCTACTGGTGGGCGTGCTGTCCCATGTGCTGTTTTTCCAGAAGCTGTTCTTCTGGAGCGAGGCCTGGCTGAACCGCCTGCCCCTGATCAAGACGATCTACACCGCCATCAAGGATTTCATCGGCTACTTCAGCCCCGAGCAGCAGGGGCAACTGTCGAAGGTGGTGCTGGTCACCCTGCCGGGCCAGCGCTACCAGTGCCTGGGTTTTGTCACCCGCGAGGCCTTCGATGACCTGCCGTTGCCGCTGGCGGTTGACGATGCCGTAGCCGTGTACCTGCCGATGAGTTACCAGATTGGCGGTTACACGCTGTACCTGCCGCGTGAATGCATTACGGCGGTCGACATCAGCTTCGAGGAAGGCATGCGCCTGGCCATCACCGGCGGTGTCACCCGCCGTCCGGCCAGCCCGACACCACCGGCCGGAATGGTCAGTGGGACGCCGGAAGATTCATGA
- a CDS encoding type III pantothenate kinase, producing the protein MILCLDVGNSHIYGGLFEGDQLRLTFRRTSSGRSSSDELGLFFRSVLRENGFDPDAITNVALCSVVPELVYSIAGSMQKYFGVRPFILKAGVKTGLKILYRNPVEVGSDRIANAIAGTGMFPDENLLIIDLGTATTVDAISAERDYLGGAIIPGLRLSMQALDQGTARLSSVEIIRPDKCLGRTTAASIQSGLYFGHLGALSTICAHLTAEMFDGKKPRVIATGGFASLFAEAGLYDNQAPDLVLRGLLMALVMNLPASH; encoded by the coding sequence ATGATTCTATGTCTTGATGTCGGCAACAGCCATATCTACGGCGGCCTGTTCGAGGGCGACCAGCTCAGGCTGACCTTTCGGCGCACGTCCAGCGGGCGCTCGTCATCCGATGAACTGGGGTTGTTTTTCCGCTCGGTCTTGCGCGAGAACGGTTTCGACCCGGACGCCATCACCAACGTGGCGCTGTGCAGCGTTGTCCCGGAACTGGTCTACAGCATCGCTGGATCCATGCAGAAATACTTCGGCGTGCGCCCGTTCATTCTCAAGGCGGGGGTCAAGACCGGGCTGAAGATCCTCTATCGCAACCCGGTCGAGGTTGGCTCCGACCGCATCGCCAATGCGATTGCCGGTACCGGCATGTTTCCGGATGAGAACCTGCTCATTATCGACCTTGGCACCGCCACCACGGTCGATGCCATCAGCGCGGAACGGGATTACCTGGGTGGCGCGATCATCCCGGGGTTGCGGCTGTCCATGCAGGCCCTGGACCAGGGCACCGCGCGGCTCAGTTCGGTCGAGATCATCCGCCCCGACAAGTGCCTGGGCCGGACCACCGCGGCCAGTATCCAGTCCGGGCTGTACTTTGGTCACCTGGGTGCGCTGAGCACGATCTGCGCGCACCTGACGGCGGAAATGTTCGATGGGAAGAAGCCCCGCGTAATCGCCACGGGTGGCTTTGCCTCGCTGTTTGCCGAGGCCGGGCTCTATGACAACCAGGCCCCGGACCTGGTGCTACGTGGCCTGCTGATGGCGCTGGTCATGAATCTTCCGGCGTCCCACTGA
- the coaBC gene encoding bifunctional phosphopantothenoylcysteine decarboxylase/phosphopantothenate--cysteine ligase CoaBC, translating into MTPSRKILLMMSGSIACAKATTLISTWRKAGHAVRVACTPSVRSFVGSATLEGLSGEPVFDDTFTSGRIMDHVELARWADMVVVCPATSNLLNKLAAGIADEAVSTLWQAAWGRGLPMFIVPAMNTRMWNYPATREAVRRLGEWGAHVLPVGAGALACGEQGEGRMLEPERVIDTIESLLSQDAPGNGCRVLVTAGGTRELIDAVRHIGNGSSGRTAAVLTDRLVELGCEVTWLGAADAVRPSTPCRQETFVTFSDLDTALGRLLGEQGHDGVVHLAAVSDFHVAGIDGHAPGGAKLGSNGDLVLRLAPNPKLLNGLKARSLNDDIKVIGFKLTVGAGPDAVADAVARQFGRGGVDAIVHNDLETIGVDHHPMRLHESGGDSRDIDGPRALAEVLVSRLGRAPGYDPSGDSQRHEGVASDDSMS; encoded by the coding sequence ATGACGCCTTCACGCAAGATCCTGCTGATGATGTCCGGCTCCATCGCCTGCGCCAAGGCGACCACGCTGATTTCCACCTGGCGCAAGGCCGGCCATGCCGTGCGCGTAGCCTGCACGCCGTCGGTGCGTTCCTTCGTCGGGTCGGCCACGCTGGAGGGGCTGAGCGGGGAACCGGTGTTCGACGACACGTTCACGTCGGGACGCATCATGGACCATGTCGAACTCGCCCGCTGGGCCGACATGGTCGTTGTCTGCCCGGCGACGTCCAACCTGCTCAACAAGCTGGCGGCGGGCATCGCCGACGAGGCCGTCAGTACGCTCTGGCAGGCGGCCTGGGGCCGGGGGCTGCCGATGTTTATCGTCCCCGCCATGAACACCCGCATGTGGAACTACCCGGCAACGCGCGAGGCCGTGCGGCGCCTGGGTGAATGGGGCGCGCACGTGCTGCCCGTGGGTGCGGGCGCACTGGCCTGTGGTGAGCAGGGTGAAGGGCGCATGCTCGAGCCTGAGCGCGTTATTGACACCATCGAGAGCCTGCTGAGCCAGGACGCGCCCGGCAACGGGTGCCGTGTACTGGTGACCGCGGGCGGCACGCGCGAGCTGATCGACGCGGTCCGGCATATCGGTAACGGCAGCAGTGGCCGAACCGCAGCGGTGCTGACGGACCGCCTGGTCGAACTGGGCTGTGAGGTCACCTGGCTGGGCGCGGCCGACGCGGTGCGCCCGAGCACGCCTTGCCGGCAGGAAACCTTCGTCACGTTTTCGGATCTCGACACGGCACTGGGCCGCCTGCTGGGCGAACAAGGCCACGATGGCGTGGTTCACCTGGCCGCGGTCAGTGATTTTCACGTCGCCGGCATCGACGGCCACGCGCCCGGTGGTGCCAAGCTGGGTAGCAACGGCGACCTGGTGCTGCGCCTGGCGCCGAACCCGAAACTGCTCAACGGCCTGAAGGCGCGGTCATTGAACGATGACATCAAGGTCATCGGCTTCAAGCTGACGGTCGGCGCCGGGCCCGATGCCGTGGCCGACGCCGTGGCCCGCCAGTTTGGCCGTGGCGGCGTGGACGCCATCGTCCATAATGATCTTGAAACAATCGGCGTGGATCATCATCCCATGCGACTGCATGAGTCCGGCGGCGACAGCCGTGATATCGATGGTCCGCGGGCACTGGCCGAGGTGCTGGTCTCGAGGCTGGGCAGGGCGCCGGGGTATGATCCGTCAGGGGATAGCCAACGCCATGAGGGGGTGGCAAGCGATGATTCTATGTCTTGA
- the panC gene encoding pantoate--beta-alanine ligase produces the protein MNRFDDLGQWQAHRRALRTGELGFVPTMGALHAGHRSLVEASVNGNERTVVSLFVNPTQFDQRADLDAYPADLDGDLDKLRAWGVDDVLVPDYGALYPDGYRYRVAESGLSSRLCGAHRPGHFDGVLSVVMKLFNLVRPARAYFGEKDWQQLALVRGMVEAFFMPVDIVGCPTVREGDGLALSSRNQRLSPAERAMAPGFHRALVQQASADDAAQALQAAGFDVDYVEDIDGRRLGAVRLGSTRLIDNIALES, from the coding sequence ATGAACCGCTTCGATGACCTGGGCCAGTGGCAGGCCCATCGCCGGGCACTTCGCACCGGTGAACTTGGCTTCGTGCCCACCATGGGCGCGCTGCATGCCGGTCACCGCTCACTGGTTGAGGCCAGCGTCAACGGCAACGAACGCACCGTGGTCAGCCTGTTCGTCAACCCGACCCAGTTCGACCAGCGCGCCGACCTGGATGCGTACCCGGCCGATCTCGACGGCGACCTGGACAAGCTGCGAGCCTGGGGCGTGGATGACGTGCTGGTCCCCGACTACGGCGCCCTGTACCCGGATGGTTACCGTTATCGCGTGGCCGAATCGGGGCTGTCGTCACGCCTGTGTGGCGCCCACCGTCCCGGGCATTTTGACGGCGTGTTGTCCGTGGTCATGAAGCTGTTCAACCTGGTGCGCCCGGCGCGGGCCTACTTCGGCGAAAAGGACTGGCAGCAGCTGGCGCTGGTCCGTGGCATGGTCGAGGCCTTTTTCATGCCGGTCGACATCGTCGGCTGCCCGACGGTACGGGAAGGCGATGGCCTGGCCCTGTCTTCACGGAACCAGCGGCTGAGCCCGGCCGAGCGTGCCATGGCGCCGGGGTTTCATCGTGCGCTGGTGCAACAGGCGTCCGCCGATGACGCGGCCCAGGCGCTGCAGGCGGCCGGGTTTGACGTCGACTATGTCGAGGATATCGACGGCCGCCGCCTGGGTGCGGTTCGGCTGGGCAGCACCCGGCTGATCGATAACATTGCACTGGAGTCATGA
- the panB gene encoding 3-methyl-2-oxobutanoate hydroxymethyltransferase: MNILNFPERKKGREAIVMVTCYDYTMARIVADSAIDMILVGDSAAMVMHGHDTTLPISVDEMAMHVRAVRRGAPETFVVADLPFLATRKGLEAAMDAVEAVMKAGASAVKIEGIEGQADLVRHIVASGVPVMGHLGLTPQAVNQLGGFRVQGRSEDDRARLMREARECQAAGCFALVLECVPESLAEAITRSLDIVTIGIGAGDRTDGQVLVMHDLLGLTDGFKPKFVRQYMDGRAQVCQALDQYASDVRERAFPAPEERYAG, encoded by the coding sequence GTGAACATCCTGAATTTCCCGGAACGCAAGAAGGGCCGCGAGGCCATCGTCATGGTCACCTGCTATGACTACACGATGGCCCGCATCGTCGCGGACTCGGCTATCGACATGATCCTCGTCGGCGACAGCGCCGCGATGGTCATGCATGGCCACGACACCACGCTGCCGATCAGCGTCGACGAGATGGCCATGCACGTGCGCGCGGTGCGCCGTGGTGCGCCGGAGACCTTTGTTGTCGCCGACCTGCCGTTCCTGGCCACCCGCAAGGGGCTAGAGGCCGCGATGGACGCGGTTGAAGCGGTCATGAAGGCCGGGGCCAGCGCGGTCAAGATCGAGGGCATCGAGGGCCAGGCGGACCTGGTCAGGCATATCGTCGCCTCCGGCGTGCCGGTCATGGGGCACCTGGGCCTGACGCCGCAGGCGGTCAACCAGCTGGGTGGCTTCCGGGTCCAGGGGCGCAGCGAGGATGACCGCGCCCGGCTGATGCGCGAGGCCCGTGAATGCCAGGCGGCCGGGTGCTTCGCGCTGGTGCTTGAATGCGTGCCGGAGAGCCTGGCCGAGGCTATCACGCGGTCGCTCGATATCGTCACCATCGGCATTGGCGCCGGAGACCGGACCGATGGCCAGGTCCTGGTCATGCATGACCTGCTGGGCCTGACCGATGGCTTCAAACCGAAGTTCGTGCGTCAGTACATGGATGGCCGGGCACAGGTGTGCCAGGCGCTGGACCAGTACGCCTCCGACGTCCGTGAGCGGGCATTTCCGGCGCCTGAAGAGCGCTACGCGGGATGA
- a CDS encoding Rossmann-like and DUF2520 domain-containing protein: MKDHDIHYAVLGDGRLARHLRRYFDLLGIRHTGWARRRASLANTARHADAGARLRQALEPATHVLLPVSDDAIAGLLRQYPFLHQHTLVHCSGALSLPGVAGAHPLMTFNDGEYTLDQYRRIPFLVEEGQAFDTLLPGLPNPHHVLPVEQKALYHALCVVAGNFPQLLWSAAAERMKGDLGLSADLLGPYLQQSLDNWLAAPDAALTGPLDRGDEGTLQRHRAVLAGDPLADIYGAFERLHAARTITPVVTGKERAS; this comes from the coding sequence ATGAAAGACCACGACATCCATTACGCCGTCCTTGGTGACGGTCGCCTGGCGCGACACCTGCGCCGTTACTTCGATTTGCTGGGCATTCGCCACACGGGCTGGGCGCGTCGCCGTGCCTCCCTGGCCAACACCGCGCGCCACGCCGATGCCGGGGCACGCCTGCGCCAGGCGCTGGAGCCCGCCACCCACGTGTTGTTACCGGTCAGCGACGACGCCATCGCCGGCCTGCTGCGCCAGTACCCGTTCCTGCACCAGCACACCCTGGTGCACTGCTCGGGCGCGCTGAGCCTGCCGGGCGTTGCCGGGGCCCACCCGCTGATGACCTTCAATGACGGCGAATACACGCTGGACCAGTATCGGCGGATTCCATTCCTGGTGGAAGAAGGGCAGGCATTCGACACGCTGCTCCCGGGCCTGCCCAATCCGCACCACGTCTTGCCGGTGGAGCAAAAAGCGCTTTACCACGCCCTGTGCGTGGTGGCCGGCAACTTCCCGCAGTTGCTCTGGAGCGCGGCCGCCGAGCGCATGAAGGGTGACCTGGGCCTGTCGGCCGACCTGCTCGGGCCATACCTGCAGCAATCCCTGGACAACTGGCTGGCGGCACCGGACGCCGCACTGACGGGTCCGCTTGACCGCGGTGACGAGGGCACCCTGCAGCGCCATCGCGCGGTCCTCGCTGGTGACCCGCTGGCGGACATCTACGGCGCCTTCGAGCGCCTGCACGCGGCCCGCACCATTACCCCGGTGGTGACCGGGAAGGAGCGTGCCTCGTGA
- a CDS encoding error-prone DNA polymerase, which yields MTETPTPYAELACISNFTFLAGASHPQELVGRAAELGYSALALADECSLAGVVRGHEEAVRRRQAGQPIELIPGSRFRLDDGSALVLLPMDSDGYAQLCGLVTRARRRAPKGRYRLDNRDLESGLARCLALWLPADEDDSGTACWVAEHFPGRAWLAVNLCLGPDDRRRLERLSRLAAMAGLPMTACGDVRMHHRPRRMLHDLLAAIRHGCTVRELGFRALPSGERHLRPVDELRRRYPDALLAETGVIAARCEFRMDQVRYQYPREVVPAGLTATAHLRQLTEAGMRQRWPGGVADSVRAQVEHELALIGELGYEPFFLTVHDIVQFARGQGILCQGRGSAANSAVCYCLGITEVDPARMSMLFERFISRERDEPPDIDVDFEHQRREEVIQYIYRKYGRERAALAATIISYRPRSAVRDVGKALGFSADQLEQLAGNLAWWDRPDELATRLAGIGLDPDSLPVRQLLYLVPELCGFPRHLSQHVGGFVISEQPLSCLVPVENAAMADRTVIQWDKDDLETLGLLKVDCLALGMLTAIRRCIDLVNGWQAPTQATALSLASIPAEDPDTYAMIQRADTVGVFQVESRAQMAMLPRLKPACFYDLVIEVAIVRPGPIQGDMVHPYLRRRRGEESVAYPSEDLRRVLDRTLGVPIFQEQVMQIAMVAAGFSGSEADQLRRSMAAWARRGGLEPLRQRLVGGMLERGYSAGFAEQIFNQIKGFGEYGFPESHAASFALLVYVSAWLKRHHPAAFTAALLNSQPMGFYTASQLVQDARRHGVTVLPVDARYSDWDCALERGRDEHPALRLGLRQVKGFGEAAAARLCAARARRPFNDLEDLSRRAGLDRRALSALAEASALGALAGHRHRARWEAAAVRPVPRDLLHDAPGRADPQQGAIAIRPPSAIDDLEADYASTGLTLGRHPLAFIRARLRQRRAQAAAALNTCVHGTRVRACGLVTLRQRPLTASGTMFLTLEDETGNVNVVLWQRTWERQRAVVLGARLLAVDGIMESDGDVHHLIAERVHDYSSLLPGVEARSRDFC from the coding sequence ATGACCGAGACACCCACCCCCTACGCCGAACTCGCCTGCATCAGCAATTTCACCTTCCTGGCCGGGGCCTCGCACCCCCAGGAACTGGTGGGGCGTGCGGCCGAACTCGGCTATTCCGCGCTGGCGCTGGCCGACGAGTGCTCGCTGGCGGGCGTGGTGCGTGGCCACGAGGAGGCCGTTCGGCGCCGGCAGGCGGGCCAGCCCATCGAGCTGATCCCGGGCAGCCGCTTTCGCCTGGACGATGGCTCGGCGCTGGTATTGCTGCCGATGGACAGCGACGGCTACGCGCAACTCTGCGGCCTGGTCACACGCGCCCGCCGCAGGGCGCCCAAGGGCCGCTACCGGCTCGACAACCGCGACCTCGAAAGCGGCCTGGCGCGCTGCCTTGCCCTGTGGCTTCCGGCCGATGAAGACGACAGCGGCACCGCATGCTGGGTCGCGGAGCATTTTCCGGGGCGTGCCTGGCTGGCCGTGAACCTGTGCCTGGGCCCCGATGACCGGCGGCGCCTGGAGCGGCTTTCGCGCCTGGCCGCGATGGCCGGGTTACCGATGACCGCCTGCGGCGACGTCCGCATGCACCATCGGCCACGGCGCATGCTGCACGACCTGCTGGCCGCCATCCGCCACGGTTGCACGGTGCGGGAACTGGGCTTCCGCGCCCTGCCCTCCGGTGAACGCCACCTGCGCCCGGTCGACGAACTGCGCCGGCGCTACCCCGACGCCCTGTTGGCAGAAACGGGCGTTATCGCCGCGCGCTGCGAATTCCGCATGGACCAGGTGCGCTACCAGTACCCCCGGGAAGTGGTGCCGGCGGGCCTGACAGCCACCGCCCACCTGCGCCAGCTGACCGAGGCCGGCATGCGCCAGCGCTGGCCCGGCGGCGTGGCCGACAGCGTACGCGCCCAGGTGGAACACGAACTGGCGCTGATCGGCGAGCTGGGCTACGAGCCCTTTTTCCTGACCGTGCACGATATCGTCCAGTTCGCCCGCGGCCAGGGCATCCTGTGCCAGGGCCGCGGCTCGGCCGCCAACTCCGCGGTCTGCTACTGCCTGGGCATTACCGAGGTCGACCCGGCGCGGATGAGCATGCTGTTCGAGCGCTTCATCTCCCGCGAGCGTGACGAGCCACCGGATATCGACGTCGACTTCGAGCACCAGCGCCGCGAAGAGGTCATCCAGTACATCTACCGCAAATACGGGCGCGAGCGTGCCGCCCTGGCCGCCACCATCATCAGCTACCGCCCCCGCAGCGCAGTGCGCGATGTCGGCAAGGCACTGGGCTTCAGTGCCGACCAGCTCGAGCAGCTGGCCGGCAACCTGGCTTGGTGGGACCGGCCGGACGAGCTGGCGACCCGCCTGGCCGGCATCGGCCTGGACCCGGACAGCCTGCCGGTGCGGCAGCTGCTCTACCTGGTGCCGGAACTGTGCGGCTTCCCGCGCCACCTGTCCCAGCATGTCGGCGGTTTCGTCATCTCCGAGCAACCGCTGTCCTGCCTGGTCCCGGTGGAGAACGCGGCCATGGCGGACCGCACGGTCATCCAGTGGGACAAGGACGACCTGGAGACACTGGGGTTGCTGAAGGTCGACTGCCTGGCCCTGGGCATGCTGACAGCGATCCGCCGCTGCATCGACCTGGTCAACGGCTGGCAGGCGCCGACGCAGGCCACGGCGCTGTCGCTGGCCAGCATTCCCGCCGAGGATCCGGACACCTACGCGATGATCCAGCGCGCCGACACCGTGGGCGTATTCCAGGTGGAGTCGCGGGCCCAGATGGCCATGTTGCCGCGACTGAAACCCGCCTGCTTCTACGACCTGGTCATCGAGGTCGCCATCGTCCGGCCCGGCCCCATCCAGGGCGACATGGTGCACCCTTACCTGCGGCGCCGGCGCGGCGAAGAGTCGGTGGCGTACCCATCCGAGGACCTGCGCCGGGTGCTGGACCGCACCCTGGGGGTGCCCATCTTCCAGGAGCAGGTCATGCAGATTGCGATGGTGGCGGCCGGTTTCAGCGGCTCCGAGGCGGACCAGCTGCGCCGCTCCATGGCGGCCTGGGCGCGGCGCGGCGGGCTCGAGCCGCTGCGGCAGCGGCTGGTTGGCGGCATGCTTGAGCGCGGCTACAGCGCCGGCTTCGCGGAACAGATTTTCAACCAGATCAAGGGGTTTGGCGAGTACGGTTTTCCCGAGTCCCACGCCGCCAGCTTCGCCCTGCTGGTCTATGTCTCGGCCTGGCTCAAGCGCCACCACCCGGCCGCGTTCACGGCCGCGCTGCTGAACAGCCAGCCCATGGGCTTCTACACCGCCTCACAACTGGTCCAGGACGCCCGCCGCCACGGGGTCACGGTGCTGCCGGTCGACGCCCGCTACAGCGACTGGGACTGTGCGCTGGAGCGCGGCCGTGACGAGCACCCGGCGCTGCGCCTGGGGCTCCGCCAGGTGAAGGGTTTCGGCGAAGCCGCCGCCGCGCGCCTGTGCGCGGCCCGTGCGCGGCGCCCGTTCAACGACCTGGAGGACCTGTCCCGGCGCGCCGGGCTCGACCGCCGGGCGCTGTCGGCGCTGGCCGAGGCCTCGGCCCTGGGCGCGCTGGCCGGGCACCGGCACCGGGCCCGCTGGGAAGCCGCGGCGGTACGGCCGGTGCCCCGGGACCTGTTGCATGACGCGCCCGGGCGCGCCGACCCACAACAGGGCGCCATTGCCATCCGCCCTCCCTCGGCCATCGACGACCTGGAGGCCGACTACGCCTCGACCGGGCTGACCCTGGGGCGGCACCCGCTGGCGTTCATCCGCGCGCGGCTGCGCCAGCGGCGGGCCCAGGCCGCCGCGGCGCTGAACACCTGTGTCCATGGGACGCGGGTACGGGCCTGCGGCCTGGTCACCTTGCGCCAGCGGCCGCTGACCGCCAGCGGAACGATGTTCCTGACGCTCGAGGATGAGACCGGCAATGTCAACGTGGTGCTCTGGCAACGCACCTGGGAGCGCCAGCGCGCCGTGGTACTGGGCGCCCGGCTACTGGCCGTCGACGGCATCATGGAGAGCGATGGCGATGTCCACCACCTGATCGCCGAGCGGGTTCACGACTACTCGTCGCTGTTACCCGGCGTGGAGGCCCGTTCACGGGACTTCTGCTGA
- a CDS encoding c-type cytochrome, producing the protein MPRFIFAVIAIAALQATPAMAEGDPEAGRIKAYTCKGCHGIPDYKNIYPTYSVPKIGGQNEAYITAVLKAYRTGERKHPTMQAQAESMTDQDIADIAAWLGSLDDKDDS; encoded by the coding sequence ATGCCCAGATTCATTTTCGCGGTCATCGCGATTGCCGCCCTGCAGGCCACACCGGCCATGGCCGAAGGCGACCCGGAAGCCGGTCGCATCAAGGCCTACACCTGTAAAGGTTGCCACGGCATTCCGGACTACAAGAACATCTACCCGACCTACTCGGTACCCAAGATTGGTGGCCAGAACGAGGCCTACATCACCGCGGTGCTGAAGGCCTACCGTACCGGCGAGCGCAAACACCCGACCATGCAGGCCCAGGCCGAGAGCATGACCGACCAGGATATCGCCGATATCGCCGCCTGGCTGGGCAGCCTGGACGACAAGGACGACTCGTGA
- a CDS encoding c-type cytochrome, giving the protein MNSTKTLAAVIGLAIALPQFAVAAGDAAAGKEKSVPCQACHGEDGLGIDPTYPKLAGQHADYLAKSLADYRDGRRVNPLMSGFATNLTDEDIEDLAAWYASLEGLKDLSEVK; this is encoded by the coding sequence ATGAACAGCACCAAGACACTCGCGGCCGTGATTGGCCTTGCCATTGCCCTGCCCCAGTTCGCGGTCGCCGCCGGTGACGCCGCTGCCGGCAAGGAAAAGTCCGTGCCCTGCCAGGCCTGCCATGGTGAAGACGGCCTGGGCATTGACCCGACCTACCCGAAACTGGCCGGCCAGCATGCCGACTACCTGGCCAAGTCCCTGGCCGACTACCGTGATGGGCGGCGCGTCAACCCGCTGATGAGCGGTTTTGCGACCAACCTGACCGACGAGGACATCGAGGACCTGGCGGCCTGGTACGCCAGCCTGGAAGGCCTGAAAGACCTGTCTGAGGTGAAGTGA
- a CDS encoding NfuA family Fe-S biogenesis protein has translation MIDISPAAQAYFLKLIDQQGGDGLALRLSVLAPGTPRAVCDLQFWPADRHNDNDRQLHFDGFEVHVEPSSAEWLEGAEIDFEVADAGGQLNIRAPGIKGNAPAEDAPLAERVQWVLEAEVNPGLAAHGGHVNLERVTPANELVLRFGGGCQGCGMVGVTLKQGIETTLKKHFPEITAILDATDHESGENPYYDRETGDQAAG, from the coding sequence GTGATCGACATCAGCCCGGCGGCGCAGGCCTATTTTCTCAAACTGATTGACCAGCAGGGTGGCGATGGCCTGGCGCTGCGCCTCAGCGTGCTGGCGCCCGGCACACCCCGTGCCGTCTGCGACCTGCAGTTCTGGCCCGCTGACCGGCACAACGACAACGACCGCCAGTTGCATTTCGACGGCTTCGAAGTGCATGTCGAACCGTCCAGCGCCGAGTGGCTGGAAGGCGCCGAGATCGATTTCGAGGTAGCCGATGCCGGCGGCCAGCTGAACATTCGTGCCCCGGGCATCAAGGGCAACGCCCCTGCCGAGGACGCGCCGTTGGCCGAGCGGGTCCAGTGGGTGCTGGAAGCGGAGGTCAACCCCGGCCTGGCCGCGCATGGCGGGCACGTGAACCTGGAGCGCGTGACCCCGGCCAACGAACTGGTGCTACGGTTTGGCGGCGGCTGCCAGGGCTGCGGAATGGTGGGCGTGACCCTGAAGCAGGGTATCGAGACCACGCTGAAGAAGCACTTTCCGGAAATTACCGCGATTCTCGATGCCACCGATCATGAGAGTGGTGAGAACCCGTACTACGATCGTGAAACCGGCGACCAGGCCGCCGGGTAA
- a CDS encoding alpha/beta hydrolase translates to MPRVRPPIEWPQGQVRRLRHVSSVLQDNPWRDPHERELCVYLPPGYEDGGAPFAALWDLAAFTNAGPGHLNWRNHGENLAQRLDRLIHEGGLPPVVVVMPDAYTSLGGNQYVDSPAVGRYETHVIEELVPFVSEQFNVVDGAAGRGVFGKSSGGYGALVHAMRHPDTWGAAAVHAGDCGFDRVFLPEFGTAAQVLAEYGGDPLALVEAFWRKRQPGGREFTALMIVAMAASYDPDPDHPEHIRLPFDVHTCALDDERWAAWLRHDPLTMIDDHADALRGLRCLHIDVGHRDQYNIQFGTRQLSAELEKRDIRHHFEEFDGTHSHIDWRLDISLPRMAGALEGRQ, encoded by the coding sequence ATGCCCCGGGTTCGTCCTCCCATCGAATGGCCGCAAGGCCAGGTGCGGCGTTTGCGCCATGTTTCATCTGTCCTGCAGGACAATCCCTGGCGCGACCCGCATGAACGGGAACTGTGCGTGTACCTGCCGCCGGGCTACGAAGACGGGGGTGCACCCTTTGCCGCGCTCTGGGACCTTGCCGCGTTCACCAACGCCGGCCCCGGCCACCTGAACTGGCGCAACCATGGTGAAAACCTGGCGCAGCGCCTCGACCGGCTGATCCACGAGGGTGGCCTGCCGCCGGTCGTCGTGGTCATGCCGGACGCGTACACCTCGCTGGGCGGTAACCAGTACGTGGATTCTCCGGCTGTCGGCCGGTACGAGACACACGTCATCGAGGAACTGGTGCCGTTCGTCAGCGAGCAGTTCAATGTCGTCGACGGTGCCGCGGGCCGGGGCGTGTTCGGCAAGTCATCCGGCGGCTACGGCGCGCTCGTGCATGCCATGCGCCACCCAGACACCTGGGGCGCGGCGGCCGTACACGCGGGGGACTGCGGCTTCGACCGGGTGTTCCTGCCTGAATTCGGCACCGCCGCGCAGGTGCTGGCGGAATACGGTGGCGACCCGCTGGCGCTGGTGGAGGCCTTCTGGCGCAAGCGGCAGCCGGGCGGTCGTGAGTTCACCGCGCTGATGATCGTGGCCATGGCCGCCAGCTACGACCCGGACCCCGACCACCCCGAACACATCCGTCTGCCCTTCGATGTGCACACCTGTGCGCTGGATGACGAGCGTTGGGCGGCCTGGCTGCGGCACGACCCGCTGACCATGATCGATGACCATGCCGACGCGCTGCGTGGCCTTCGGTGCCTGCACATCGACGTCGGCCACCGGGACCAGTACAACATCCAGTTCGGCACCCGGCAGTTGTCGGCGGAACTGGAAAAACGCGACATCCGTCACCATTTTGAAGAATTCGACGGAACCCATTCGCATATCGACTGGCGCCTGGACATCTCCCTGCCGAGAATGGCGGGCGCCCTGGAAGGAAGACAGTGA